GGCGCGAAGAAGCGCAGCGGGTGTTGTCCGAGGCGGCGGGCGCCCCCGTCTCCGTCTCCGGCGCCACCACTGACGGGCTCGGTTTCCCCGGCCGCGGCGACGGCCTCGCCGCGATCGCCACCGCGCTGGTCGTCCGCACCGACGGCTGAGCCGCCCCCTCGTACGCGCGCAAGAGCCCCATACCCGCCCCGCCCGCGCTGTCCCGGCCGGAATTGCCGGTTCGGCAGCGCGGGCGGGGCGGCATCGGGTAGAGCGGTAGGCCGAAGCCGGAACCGAAGCAGGTGACGGGTGCACCCGCCGCCGCGTACAGGAAGGCCGATATGCCCGCCGAACTGTCCAGCAAGCTCAAGGAACTTCTCGACACCCCGGTGTTCATAACCGTGGCCACCGTCCAGCCCGACGGGAGTCCGCAGGTCTCCCCGGTGTGGGTGAAGAGGGACGGCAACGACGTGCTGTTCTCCACCACCGTGAACCGCCGCAAGACGAAGAACATGGAGCGCGACCCGCGGGTCTCGATCGTGCTGCAGCCCGCCGACTCCCCCTACACCTACGCCGAGATCAGGGGCGAGGCGCTCATGACCACCGAGGGCGGGCAGGAGCTCATCGACGAGCTGTCGGTCAAGTACACGGGCAAGGCGTACGCCGACTTCAACGCGCACGCGGCCACCGACTCCGAGCGGGTCGTCGTACGCGTCACCCCGCAGCGGGTCCTCGGCAGCCTCTGAGATCCGGCAGCCTCCGAGAGTCGGCTCCCGGTCACCGCGCGCCGGATCCGTGCCCTGATGTCACGATTCCGGGCGTACTTGCCACGGGTGGGCCCAAGGGGGAACAAGGCACTCCCTCGGGCCCACTACCCTGGTGGGGTGACCATTCGTCTGTACGACACCAGCGCCCGGCAGATCCGTGACTTCACCCCGCTCGTGCCGGGTTGTGTCTCGATCTACCTCTGTGGCGCCACCGTGCAGGCCGCACCGCACATCGGGCACATCCGCTCGGGGCTGAACTTCGACATCATGCGCCGCTGGTTCGCGCACCGCGGCTACGAGGTCACCTTCGTCCGGAACGTCACGGACATCGACGACAAGATCATCAACAAGGCGAACGCGCACCAGCTGCCCTGGTGGTCCATCGGCTACGCCAACGAGCGTGCCTTCAACGACGGGTACGCCGCGCTCGGCTGCCTGCCGCCCACCTACGAGCCGCGCGCCACCGGCCATGTCACCGAGATGGTCGAGATGATGCGCGGCCTGATCGAACGCGGTCACGCCTACGAGTCCGAGGGCAACGTCTACTTCGACGTGAAGTCCTTCCCGGGCTACCTCGAACTGTCCAACCAGAAGCTGGACAACCTCGAACAGCCGTCCTCGGTGGGCGAGACGGGCAAGCGCGACCCGCGCGACTTCGCGATGTGGAAGACGGCGAAGCCGGGCGAGCCCTCCTGGGAGACCCCGTGGGGCCGCGGCCGTCCCGGCTGGCACCTGGAGTGCTCGGCCATGGCGCACAAGTACCTCGGCGAGGTCTTCGACATCCACGGCGGCGGGATCGACCTGATCTTCCCGCACCACGAGAACGAGATCGTCCAGGCCAAGGCCTTCGGCGACGAGTTCGCGCGGTACTGGGTGCACAACGCCTGGGTCACCATGAGCGGCGAGAAGATGTCCAAGTCGCTGGACAACTCGGTCCTGGTGTCCGACATGGTCCAGCGGTGGCGGCCCATCGTGCTGCGCTACTACCTGGGCAGCGCGCACTACCGCTCGATGATCGAGTACAGCGAGGAGGCCCTGCGCGAGGCCGAGTCGGCGTTCGCGCGGATCGAGGGCTTCGTGCAGCGCGTCACCGAGAAGGCGGGCAAGACGGTCGAGCCCGCCGACGACGTGCCGCCCGCCTTCGCCGAGGCGATGGACGAGGACCTCGGCGTGCCGCAGGCGCTCGCCATCGTGCACACCACGGTCCGGCAGGGCAACAGCGCCCTGGCGGCCGACGACAAGGAATCCGCCGTGGCCCGGCTAGCCGAGGTGCGGGCCATGCTGCGGGTGCTCGGCCTCGACCCGCTGGACGCGCACTGGTCCGGCGAGAGCGACCGCAGCGAGGAACTGCACGGCGTCGTCGACAGCCTGGTCTCCCTGGTGCTTCAGCAGCGCGAGGCCGCGCGGGCACGCAAGGACTGGGCCACCGCGGACGCCATCCGCGACCAGCTCGGACAGTCCGGACTCGTCATCGAGGACAGCCCGGAAGGCCCCCGCTGGACGCTCGGCGCCCGCTGAGTCCGGGCCCGGGTTCCGCCGGGTTCCGCCAGCGAGTTCCGACAGCAAGGTGCCGCCCGGCCGTCCGGGCGGCACACTTCCATAGGTACGCGAGGACGCGCACGCCCCTCGCGCACCCCCATGCATCAGGTGCGCACAGAGCACCTTTCGCCGAAGCAGCACAGGAGCAGTAAGTCATGGCCGCTAACAACCGACGCATGTCCGGTAAGAAGGGCGCGCAGGTCGGCAGCGGCGGCAACCGGCGCCGCAGCCTGGAGGGCAAGGGCCCCACGCCGCCCGCCGAGATGCGCAAGGGGCACGCCAAGCAGCGCGCCGCGAACGCCAAGGCGCGCCGCGCCCAGGGCAGCCGTCCGGCGCCCCGCGGGCGCGGCGGCAAGTCGTCCTCCGAACTCGTCGTCGGGCGCAACTCCGTCGTCGAGGCGCTGCGCGAGGGCGTGCCCGCCAACGCGCTGTACGTCCAGCAGTTCATCGACAACGACGAGCGGGTGCGCGAGGCGCTCCAGCTCGCGGGCGAGCGCGGCGGCGTGCACCTGATGGAGGCGCCCCGCCCCGAGCTCGACCGCATGACGAACAACCTCAACCACCAGGGCCTGGTCCTCCAGGTCCCGCCGTACGAGTACGCGCACCCCGAGGACCTCGCCGCCGCCGCGTACGACGAGGGCGCCGACCCGCTCATCGTCGCCCTCGACGGCGTCACCGACCCGCGCAACCTCGGCGCCGTCGTCCGCTCCGTCTCCGCCTTCGGCGGCCACGGCGTGGTCGTCCCGGAGCGCCGCGCCGCCGGAATGACGGCCGGTGCCTGGAAGACCTCGGCCGGCGCCGCCGCCCGTACGCCCGTCGCCCGTGCCACGAATCTGACGCGCGCCCTGGAGGCGTACCGGAAGGCGGGCATCACCGTGGTCGGCCTGGCCGCCGACGGCGAGGCCGAGCTCGGCGAGCTCGAAGCCCTCGGCGGGCCGGTCGTGATCGTGGTCGGCAGCGAGGGCAAGGGGCTGTCCCGGCTGGTCGGCGAGACCTGCGACTTCCGGGTACGGATCCCGATGCCGGGCGGCACCGAGTCCCTCAACGCCGGTGTCGCGGCGGGCATCGTCCTGTACGAGGCGGCGCGGCGCAGGAGCTGAGTGCGACGGTCCGCACGTCGGTCGGCCCGGGTGCCGGGCCGACCGTGACACCGGGCCGGAAGTGACCGTTTCGGGCCGGACCGGAGTGATTTGACGGGGCCCGGACATTTTGTGGGTCAAGGCAGTGTCCTAAGCAAGCGTCACTCGGTTAGTTGAGTGTGGACACCAGAACAGCCCGCACCTCCACGGGGGGCCGCTCCTCGGGGTTCGACGACGCACCTGCGTTCAGCATGGCCAAGGTGCCGTGCGACCCGGCCCAGGTCGTCGTCAACCACGCCAGCTTCCGCGTACAACTGACGGCTGTGCCGACGACGCGATCGCCGCGTCTGGCACGGCAGTTGAGCGCATACGTGGCGGCCAGCCGCCCGGCGCCGGGCACCGGCGGAGGGACCGGGCGCCGTCGGCCCGTGGTCTGGACGGGCGGGTCCGCCCCTGGTGCCAGAAGCCTGCTCCAGGCCGTACGCGACAACGCCCGCACCACCGAACCCCCGTTCTCCGGCACCCGGCACTCGCCCGGACCCGAGGGCACCGGCGGGGCACGTGTCCTGCCGCGCCACGGACAGGGCCGGGGCGGCCAGGCCGAGGCCCAGGCCCCGGTGGTGAACTCGCCGCGGCAGCCGCTCGCCCAGGAGAACCTGCTGCCGCACATGCGGGAGGCGGACAGCGGCTACGTCAACTC
This is a stretch of genomic DNA from Streptomyces sp. NA04227. It encodes these proteins:
- a CDS encoding PPOX class F420-dependent oxidoreductase, with amino-acid sequence MPAELSSKLKELLDTPVFITVATVQPDGSPQVSPVWVKRDGNDVLFSTTVNRRKTKNMERDPRVSIVLQPADSPYTYAEIRGEALMTTEGGQELIDELSVKYTGKAYADFNAHAATDSERVVVRVTPQRVLGSL
- the cysS gene encoding cysteine--tRNA ligase, coding for MTIRLYDTSARQIRDFTPLVPGCVSIYLCGATVQAAPHIGHIRSGLNFDIMRRWFAHRGYEVTFVRNVTDIDDKIINKANAHQLPWWSIGYANERAFNDGYAALGCLPPTYEPRATGHVTEMVEMMRGLIERGHAYESEGNVYFDVKSFPGYLELSNQKLDNLEQPSSVGETGKRDPRDFAMWKTAKPGEPSWETPWGRGRPGWHLECSAMAHKYLGEVFDIHGGGIDLIFPHHENEIVQAKAFGDEFARYWVHNAWVTMSGEKMSKSLDNSVLVSDMVQRWRPIVLRYYLGSAHYRSMIEYSEEALREAESAFARIEGFVQRVTEKAGKTVEPADDVPPAFAEAMDEDLGVPQALAIVHTTVRQGNSALAADDKESAVARLAEVRAMLRVLGLDPLDAHWSGESDRSEELHGVVDSLVSLVLQQREAARARKDWATADAIRDQLGQSGLVIEDSPEGPRWTLGAR
- the rlmB gene encoding 23S rRNA (guanosine(2251)-2'-O)-methyltransferase RlmB, coding for MAANNRRMSGKKGAQVGSGGNRRRSLEGKGPTPPAEMRKGHAKQRAANAKARRAQGSRPAPRGRGGKSSSELVVGRNSVVEALREGVPANALYVQQFIDNDERVREALQLAGERGGVHLMEAPRPELDRMTNNLNHQGLVLQVPPYEYAHPEDLAAAAYDEGADPLIVALDGVTDPRNLGAVVRSVSAFGGHGVVVPERRAAGMTAGAWKTSAGAAARTPVARATNLTRALEAYRKAGITVVGLAADGEAELGELEALGGPVVIVVGSEGKGLSRLVGETCDFRVRIPMPGGTESLNAGVAAGIVLYEAARRRS